The DNA window CAAACTATGAATCTGCAACTTCAAATCATCCTCTAATATAGAAGATGTTACAGCACATGGAATATTGAACGAGAGATGATTTAACGTAAAATATCttatttcattaatatGGTTCGTAACTCGGACAGGTAACGACAGAAGGTCATCATGCTTGTCGATTATCTGGCCTGATTTAACTTTTTCGATCAAATCACCCAAGGATCGACTAATAGTCccaacatcatcaatctCATTGGCAAACTTAACTGATTTGGTCCTTGGTACCGAAGTATCCACTTCAGTAGAGGAAAAAGATGCTGAGGGGGTTTGGGATTCTACATGTAGTTGTAAACCCTCACCACCATTAACATCCCTAACCGAAAAATCCTCTAAATTCAACATAACATTCATATAATCACAAGGCACTTTCTCAAACACACAAACGATCATACCATTCTTCCGCTTAGCCCACATGGACGCCCAAATAAATTTCTGGCCAGAAGTATATGCGGATGACATAGAGGACgaaggagaagaaaatgatgaaacaCCTGGCTGAATAACTCCGACAATCTCACCAGTAAACACTTGCTCCTGTCCCTCAGTAAACAAAATCTTGTTCAAAACAAAGCTTCTGCTTTCAGTGTGTATCAAGTCTAGTAAAGTAAGCGCTCTAAAAGCCATCTTAGATATGCCAAATATCAAACATGCCAAATCGTTTGCTGCCCTAAATTTCCATGGATGGTGTTGGGAACAAGTAAATATAGCTTGAGGACCCATGTATTTACCAGAGGTAAATGTATGCAGGATGCGCGGCGTATCATATGGTTTGTGATACTCTGTTGGGTCCGGAATAGATGCTAGTTCGTCAGAATCATGAGCAGGCAAAGTTTCCTCTTGAGATGCGGGCACCGTAAATTCTTGATTAAAACCTTCATGAAAGGGCTGCGCGAGACTTTCCAGAAGATGTTTCTTTAGTACCTGCTCATTATGCATCTTAACTTGAGAATTTTTATCATATTCTTCGTCCCCATCCTTTGAACCACTATTATTTACGTCCAGGGACAATTTGTTAATGTTAAGCAGAGATATCATAAGCAGATCAGAAGCTTTTCCATTATCCTGGTTTTTCAAAGTATCGttcaataatttcaaaaggCCCTCCAATTCCTGTCTCTTCTCATCGATAAACTCGGCATTGTGACTTTGCTGGTGCTCGCATAGCATGGGCAGAAcctgttgctgttgctgttgctggagttgctgctgctgctgcagttggttattattattattattagtagtGGTATTATAACTGTCGCTGCAACTGCTGCTAGTCAAATCTGTCACAGACACCATCGAGGGCGAGTCCGGCAAATGCCGCTTGCATTCCAACTCTGATGTAAGTTCGGGACTATCTGACGAAGCACTCCCTATTTCCCATGCAATGGGCAACGGCTGGACCGAGCCCGTTCGATATGGCACATTCCCATTGTTAGAATGCAATTGTAGAGCATTCAACGTAACAGAATGCCCTAGCGCAGGAACCTCCAACCCGCTGGCGCTGTCCCCGCCGCCCTGGCTAGACGGCAAAGCCGACGAACTCACGGGACCGTTGAACAACGCCGAAAGAGCAGCAGAAGATGCGTTCCGCAGCTGCTGCGTAGGAACTTCTAGGGGCGACCGTTTCACACTTGCGGAATACGACCGATCCATGCTATATCTCGACACAATCGAAGGTAACGGAGCCAGCTCATCCGTAGTCCCACCCGCGTCCTGCAGCAAAGTAGGGTTTTTTATCATGATCTCCAACGACCGCTTCAAAATCGAAAGCCGCACGGCCAAAGAGTTGGGCGAAAGCGGGTTGTACGAGTACGCATGCGTAGATTCGTTCGGAAACCTCAACAACTGCTGCAGATCCGACTCCTGGCACTGGCTAACAGTCGAGCTCACGGAAACCGTCCGCATCTTGGGCACCTGTATGTTCCGTCCGCATCCCTCCCCGACAAATGCAGCAGCTGCCGCCGGAGCCCCCCCAGCATCCTTGCCCTGAGATATTCGCTCCTCCAACTTCTCCTCCAAATTGCTGCTGGCGCTCCCACTCGTCGGATAGTGCTCCAAACTGTCTGCCCCCGTCGACGCCAGAGACGACGCCACCGAAGAAGCCGCAGGCGTGCTCCCAATCGAGtgcttctccttcaaattcttaaaTATGCTGTTAGACGCGTTCGAGGCTCCAATAAACGGCATCCTTCCTTCCGCTAACTTGCAAAATCTATCGTTCTCCTATCctacaacaagaaaaaaaacgACCAACCGAAAAATCAACCGAAAAACCCTTGTACCTTGTCTTTATGAACTCCCGGCCGTCTTCACACACTGCTGCacttgctgctgctgctgctgccctGTTCCTACAAAATAGATTCCAAAACGAATCGCCGGCAACTCTCGTCAATCcaaaaaaattgaacaacaagaacaaaaaacctaccaatccaaaaacaaaaacaacactCGAAGGGGCCCAAAAACActcaaaaccaacaattgacaaaaaaattaaactCTAtcgttttttatttttttgattccaaattattatcaacaaaaagGTACAGTATTaaattttacaattttCTCCTTTTTACCGTATTGCTTTTTCCGTCTgcgatttcaaaaaaacaaacacTGCCTGTGCACACACAATTCGTCGTTGTCGTCCtagtataataataaatagatAAATAATTCGCCTCTTTCTTGCCCTGCTGGAACCAACCTCGTACTCTGTAGTTGTGTTGTGCgctttttcctttctttcGATAATATATCTTGTGTTCTCTCTTCAATAGCCCCCTTTTCCCGCGCTATATAGCCTTGTTGTTGTATCTCTTAATCCCCATTTCCTGCAGTGTGTTTTTGCTTTGGATAAGCGCTAATTTGTGGAGGGAGTTCTTGGTGTTTCACCCAGCAAAACAACGGGAAGGGAAGGGTCGCCTGGGGGGGGGGCACGGCGGGAGCGTATACGAGAGCGGGGGTCTATACGAGTCCGTGCATCTCGTTTCGCCGCGGAGCGTGGAGGAGTGAGTCACGTGACGGTATGTATTGTATGTACTTACCTACGTAGCGGCGTTGGGTGCGACAGTTACCCTCCCCCCGCCTCCCCAGGGAGGCGGGGGGAGGGTAACTGTCGCAGGTGGCTGTGCCGTCGCCTCGGCGGCACAGCGTAGTGCTTTAGAGCGGCAGTGGCAGCGGCAGCGGCGTGGCAGCGGCAGCATCGTTgatcttcttgttcttcttggCCTTCTTCTCGGAGTAGGCGATGTCGTGGCGGACCATTTTCCGCGCGGCGGCTAGCGATGTGGTGTAGGAGATGCCGCCGACGATCGGGATCCACTCCATGGCGGCTACGGTCCAGCCGAACATGAAGAGCTCGATGTGCTTGCCCTTCGTCTGGGAGCGCGTTAGCTGCTCGTTCCTGGCCCTGGAGTAGTAGATGCGTCCGGTCGACTGTGcgttgatgaagatgaccAAGAGGGGCCCGAGGTACGGAACGAAGGTGAGGAGTAGTAGTGCGATGTAGAAAGTCCAAAAGTAGAAGTAGTTCCAGAGGAAGGAGGGGAGTTCGTGGAACCAGAAGGACCACTCGTAGGCAGCCTTGGCGGAAAAAATGAAGTCTCCACGGGAGGAGATGAGGAGGTATGCTATGTAGGATTCCATGAATTCCAAAAGGTAGTTTCTGCAGCAGATGGCGCCGATCAAGGCAGCTTGCATGAAGGCGTGGGGGATGATGAAGGGGAGGATAGGTGGGAGGGCGAAGCCGACTGTTGTGACCCAGAACGTGACGAAGATGACAGCGGATGCGGTTTGTGCGAATAGATGGACGGATATGTTACAGAAGAAGGTGAAGTAGTACTTGGGCTGGGAGACGATTTCGAAGAAGGTCTGTTTGGGGGGTTCAGTCGGGCGTCTGTGTGCAGAACACGCCGAACAAGGACACGGGGTGGTTAGTATGCATGGCGGGGGTTTGTGTGGATGTGGGTTTCCTTGAATAGTTGTACATACAGTGATCGGCAAGAATTGTGTAGATATCGTTCGTTTTACTTGACGGTAAGTTGGGTTGGAGCGTTTCTGCTTGGTTTTTGGAGCAGCAATTGGCTGCAGTAGTGGTTCTGGTATAGGATCCAGTTCAGGAATGTGGTCTAATGAAGTCATTCCTGTGAGGATGGAGGGCGGGGGGTGGAGGGGGCAATTTTATATgtaaatttttaaagagCAGGGTTTGGTcttaaataaaaagataCTAGGAAACTTATGACACAGGAAGTAGAGGGCAGAGTTATATATGAGTTTTTGCACAAAAGAACGTCAGCGGCTATCGTATGCCATCCCAGGaataatataacaaaaagacaaaacCTGAAGAGAACTCCACGTCAAGTGGcagctatatatattaaatcaaacGGAGGTTATTGgctgattttgaagaatggaAGAGACAGGCAATAGCAAACAAAATGTGGTGTTTAGAACATGGTCATGTGTTCGGGCTGAGATCCAGCTCATGTGGTACATCGTTCATTGCAGAAGCATGCTTCTGTATTCGAGTGCAAGATCAGATATGCTCGGTGTGTTCACTTTGTTCTATCCCTGGATAGTAGGTATAAAAGATTTGTGGTGGGGAGAAGATAGCCTTAGTTTTATTTTCGAATGCGAAGAGCGAGTTCGTGAGTGGGAGCAGAATACTAAGATCTCTTTCAGGCGATGATTATAGGTCTCGTAAATCCTCAGATTTGGATACAAGCGGTTGCGTTGTTGATTATCTATGTTTTTACATTCGTGGGGATACTGGCATTTCTTGTGGTTCTTTGGACGCCTGTATTTTTACCGATATCCGTTATTTTTGGCCCCGCAGGACCTTTGGGGTATGTACTTACTTTATATACTAATACTCAGTTCTTCACTACTATGATTGTGAACTCCAACTTGGCGACCCCATGGCTTGACCATACATTATCTACGATGTTGAAGTTGCCGCTATTACCCCCAAGCGCAGCTGCTACGCAACTCTCCGAGCCCAAACAGCCTGATGCGCACGAAATACTTAGTGTTATGAGGATAGTATGCGGGGGGATGGCCATGATAGTGGTGGTCGCAATCCCAATCGTGGGTCCGATTATGTTAATGTTGGCCATGAATGTGAAGATTGCATATGATAACTTTGAGAGATATTTGATCCTCCATGGAGTTGGACAGGTGCAACGAAGGGATTTATTCTATCAACACATAATCCAATTTATCTACTATGGAGGATCATATACCATTCTGAGTTTTGTGCCTTTATTTTCAGTATGGGCATTCGTATGCTATCCAATTGGCATAAAAGCATGGGGCCGTAGCAACGCAATTTATGGACAAAAGATGAGAAAAAACTGACTGCAGATATATACTTCGTATAATCTCTTTTCAGTGTATCAATttaagaaacaaaaaaaatataaatataaatgcAGCTGCATTTATAATGATGGCTTTAGTTATTTGTGATTTAGCCTTAGTAAAGCACGACACTATCAACACAACCAAAACCCGCTGCGACACCACCCTCAtttgaatatgaaaacTTGGATCTTAGGAGCCACCCAGCGTACTTGTTACTATAGATTtgctcatcatcaaatagTATAGTGCCAAAAACGCCCAATTCACTCAATATTGGGCTACGGTGTATCTCCTGGCCTCGAATTATGACATTGCCGGTTGTTTCCAAGGGGTTAATCAACTCCATTAAAACATATCCGCTCCATTCTTGTTCCGAGATTGAAGTTAAGAAAGTTGGTATATCTTTCTTGTAGATATTATTCCCACCACCCTCTCTTTGAGGTTTCAAAACGTAATTTTCTGGCTCGTTGAGTGCCAAAGCTCGACCTATCTTCCCCATCTCGGTATCATCCAGAGGATACATCTTCACAAAAGTTGGAGACAATTTTGATGCAACTTCTTCGGAGACAAAACGGGTTAATACAGAACTGCTGGTCAATAGTTGCTGAATCTTCTTAGTACCTGAAAGTTGAGTTAACAAGTTGGGAGCCTTGATCGCTAAACTTGTTTCCAAACTCAATCTGTTTTCCCAATCTTGATCGCATGAAAAGTCAGCCGGACTATAACCTGCCCTGAAGTATACTACCGATATTTCTTGGTTCGTTGCATTCAAATAAAGCCTCCTAGAAGTAGCATCTGTCTTTGTCTTTTCATGAATTTCATGTAGCGTTAACCTACATGACTTAATATTATGATGCTTGAATAGGttatattccaaaattctCTGGTCGAACACGTTTCGTTCGTCATTTTGAACAATAAATGCAACTATTGTTTGATGCGTTCTTGATATCTCATTATACTTATCCACTGCAATTGCAATTCCTTCCGCCAATGACTCAGCCGAAGTTGATAATGGCTGTTCCAAGTCGTAGAACTCGCCCCCATCGTTACTGTATCTTCCTGAACCGTTTAGATATCTGTGTAGTTCGCAAATTTTACCAGATAGGCCACCAAATGACACGCTAACAGTATTGAACTCAACCTGCTTAAGTTGGACACTGTTTTTGTCAACAAAATAGTCAGATCTAAAAATACCAAGGCCTATTTTCTGAGGAATACCATACGCCTTGGCCCTGCAGAACAAGTTCCAAAGTTGTCCAGTGAAATCAGGATCAGTATGGGATAATATTTCACTTTCACGTGATAACCAACCGTCTTTATCTTGAGAGATGACTGCGTAAAGTGTATTATACGCCAACTGCACATCAACGGCATCTAAAAAACAACCCCGGGGAAATGGTGTAGGAAAAAGCGTCATTGTAACAGGTGTACTCTGTTCAATGCTATAATTTGGCGGATACATAATCAAACCGTTTGCCAATGACCATTGCAACAAATTAGGGAGCAGGTCTTGCTCGATCTCTTCATCAGACAGTTCAGGAAATTTCACAATTTTCGAACTCATAATAAGTTATTTATATTCACAATAGAATATTTAGAGGGCGAGATGATCAAATGTAAGCAGAACAATTCAAATAGTTATGTTTCGATCATATGTAGATATTCATTTCTGAAGCTATAAAGGGCTGCTCACGCAAGTTTGGACAAGTGTCGCTAAATTTTCTATTAGTAGAAATAAGAGAGGGTCATAGAAGACGAACTCGGTATACAACAAGTGTGTGAACTGGCTCTGCCCCTTTAAGCTTAAAAAGATTGAACTGGAgtgatgatatatatacatgtagATATAAACATACTCGTTCTACCTATAGTCGTTGATAATCTTGAAGATTAAATAAACCTCCGAAGTTTATCAAAGAGGGATGTTTTATTCTTCGAAACATATTCATCCTATAAAATTACATGCAATACAAACACTCCAGTTTCATCAGTCGGGACATGAGTATACAAATTATTAGTCAAAGAACAATCAATACATGTAATGTTGAAGGTTTTGTTCTTGTCGATATCCCATCATCGACATTCGTGAAATTGTGAATTAATACAGTATTAGACGACTTCTGTGGTCAAAATAAATTTACCCATCTCTACAACTCTACAACGATTCCCAGTAGTTccaattccaaatatttgttccaGTATCGTTTAAATCAACACCCAAACCCAAACCAATAGGTGCCACTTCTTTGTTATCCAGCGTTACATTAGAGTTCATAAACAAATCATCCGGAGAATCaatttttatctttttggagtcatttaataaagatGAATCGGACTCTGCAGGGCTAATCTCCAATGAATCATGAGATCTCTTCTTATTAGTAGTTTCTTCAGTACATTCGGTATTATCTAAGATCAAATCAACTGTGTCAGTAGGGCCATATATGTCCTTGAAACAATAACCCAATTCCTTGTCATGAATTGCATACAAGCGAGCACCTTGTGAAAACTTGCTCTGCATCACCAATTTATTATCTTTGATATAGCAGTCCACGGCATCTTGGTCTCTAATCCTTTGCTGCGCCTTGgtaatcttcttttttccCGTGCCATTTATGTGGTTTATCATATTTGGGGATATCTTTGATACCAACTCTACTGCTTCGTCTTTGACCCCAATACAATCTGCAAGTGTGGACAAAAACAAGTCAACTGAAGACTTACTAAATACCTCCTGGCGGTGTTTGAACCTGGAGACTATTTCTGCTTTCTTTAATGCCAAATCCTTCAATCTCAACTCATCTTGTCTGTATGGATTTTCCGATGGAGAAGTATTAGTGGGTGTTCCCTTCAATGGCAGCGGCTTTTGAGATTGCGCCACGGAACCTGGACCCACAGATTGTCTTCCCAACATCGGCGAAGCTGCGGAAGAAGTCAAATTACCGGGAACAGGAGTGGCACTGCCAACACTTTTCATAGAATCGTTTGTCACTTTGCTAGAGGGCACATTAACAGGAGCAGAGACAGGGATATGCGCAGCGCCTATTGCCGTTTGCGGAGTCAACCGGTTTGGAGCACTAGCAAGTTGCATTGACTGCTGCAATTGTGCATGAGCTTGCTGTTGAGCCTGCTGCTGTACATGtagctgctgttgttgagcCTGTTGTTGAGCCTGTTGCTGTTGAGCCTGTTGTTGAGCCTGCTGCTGGGCCTGCTGCTGAGCCTGCTGCTGGGcctgttgctgctgagcctgctgctgagcctgctgctgggcctgttgctgctgagcctgctgctgagcCTGTTGCTGCTGGGCCTGTTGCTGAGCTTGTTGCTGAGCTTGCTGCTGGGCCTGCTGCTgagcctgctgctgagcctgctgctgctgagcctgctgctgagcTTGCTGCTGATTTTTCACCTGCTGCTGACGGATCTGTTGTTGCATCTGCTGAAATGACCCTTGAACCCTCTGCTGTTGCATAGCAATATCGGTATTCGTGGCAACAGGAGGCGTCTGTTGTAGGCCCACAGGTGCAGGAGTCGCTTTCACCTGGCCAGGCTGTTGagtctgctgctgctgctgctgcggtGGCTGCTGCCGGCTACTTAACATCTGTTGGTGTCTTCTTAAAAGTTGCTCCTTGATGAATTCATAATATTTCTGGTATCTAAAAATTACTTTATCGACAACGTCCGGTGGAACAATGAAAACACCTTTTGAAGCATGGTCCATAATTTCTTTGGCAAGCATTCTAATCTGTAGGAGCTGACGAACGTTCTCTTCATTCCTGGTAATCAAATAAAGCGTTGGAATAAAATTGTCTACATTAGACAAAAGCTGTTGATTTCCTTGTAACTTGTTCTTTATAGCTTGCTTCTGCTCCATGGTCAATTGGTTGGTGATGTTAGATAACCTTAATGGCGACTTTGCCACCTCTGTATTGATTCGCTTTAAAACCATCATATCTTGTTCAGTAGGTCTTGGTAATGAAATCTTTGGCACTTGTTGTGGTTGCGGAGGTGACTGACGAATTGTCTGCTGCTGAGTCTGCTGCTGGGCTTGCTGCTGGGCTTGCTGCTGGGCCTGATGCTGCTGGGCTTGCTGCTGGGCTTGCTGCTGGGCTTGCTGCTGGTGAACTACCTGTTGCGGAACGACACCACCCATAACAGGCTTGTTGAGACCCGGATTGACATACTGCCTTTGTGCCATAGGGTTAACagcttgttgttgttggtgctGCTGAACCGATTGCAGCTTGTGTGATTGGGGCTGCTGCAAAAGTTGTTGCTGATGCTGTGGATGCTGTGATGGTtggggctgctgctgctgctgaggttGTGCTTGTGGCAGcggttgctgctgctgtggcGGTTTctgatgttgctgctgctgctgctgctgctggtgttgttgctgtggcGGTGGTGGTTGAGCTTGAGGCAGCTGCTGGTGCTGAAACTGACTGAGTTGGGACATTGCAGGCGTCATTCTGCCAGTCACTTGGTTAGGCAACGGTTGCTGCTGACCATTAGAACCAGCAACGCCCATATGTTGAGTCAACCGCATATTTTGCTGCAACTTCTTGAGCACCATCTGATTGATATACTTCTTGATATACAAtatctgctgctgttggTTCAAGGAAGCGGGTAACTTCCCAGCTAGTTGCAAATCCTGCACTAACTTTTTACCATTTTCATATAAGGCTTTCTGCTCTGCAGGCGAGAACAGCTGGttcaatttgttcaaaACATTGGGTACTTCTTGCGGTTGTTGAGATGCCATAGGCctctgctgttgctgctgctgctgctgttgagctgctgctgcggcagcggcagcagtCTGCTGAGCTAGCATAGCCTTCTGCTGAAAATTACTTggatgctgctgctgctgctgctgatggTGTGGCACTTGGGCTGGCtggggctgctgctgctgagcgTTCATCTGATTGACATTGGCTTGCTGCATCTTGGACTTGATCAACAACTGTTGGTGCATCTGATAAACCTGCTTCGCAATCTGCAAGTCGTTCTGCGTCAACCGTTTTTGCTGAGCCAATTCAGTTACCTGTTGCCACGTCGTGACGCCAGGAGGCATGTTCGGCATCCGCTGTAACAACTCACGTGGAATCTCCGCAACCTTCATCTCATTGATCAATTGTTGCCGCTGAATCGAAAGCTGTGCCCTCTTGGCCTGCGCAGCCGCTGCAAGATTCGATGGAATgccctgctgctgcggttGTTGGagttgctgc is part of the Eremothecium cymbalariae DBVPG#7215 chromosome 2, complete sequence genome and encodes:
- a CDS encoding serine/threonine-protein kinase (similar to Ashbya gossypii ACR281C): MPFIGASNASNSIFKNLKEKHSIGSTPAASSVASSLASTGADSLEHYPTSGSASSNLEEKLEERISQGKDAGGAPAAAAAFVGEGCGRNIQVPKMRTVSVSSTVSQCQESDLQQLLRFPNESTHAYSYNPLSPNSLAVRLSILKRSLEIMIKNPTLLQDAGGTTDELAPLPSIVSRYSMDRSYSASVKRSPLEVPTQQLRNASSAALSALFNGPVSSSALPSSQGGGDSASGLEVPALGHSVTLNALQLHSNNGNVPYRTGSVQPLPIAWEIGSASSDSPELTSELECKRHLPDSPSMVSVTDLTSSSCSDSYNTTTNNNNNNQLQQQQQLQQQQQQQVLPMLCEHQQSHNAEFIDEKRQELEGLLKLLNDTLKNQDNGKASDLLMISLLNINKLSLDVNNSGSKDGDEEYDKNSQVKMHNEQVLKKHLLESLAQPFHEGFNQEFTVPASQEETLPAHDSDELASIPDPTEYHKPYDTPRILHTFTSGKYMGPQAIFTCSQHHPWKFRAANDLACLIFGISKMAFRALTLLDLIHTESRSFVLNKILFTEGQEQVFTGEIVGVIQPGVSSFSSPSSSMSSAYTSGQKFIWASMWAKRKNGMIVCVFEKVPCDYMNVMLNLEDFSVRDVNGGEGLQLHVESQTPSASFSSTEVDTSVPRTKSVKFANEIDDVGTISRSLGDLIEKVKSGQIIDKHDDLLSLPVRVTNHINEIRYFTLNHLSFNIPCAVTSSILEDDLKLQIHSLPYQAGMFILDSKTLELITFNKSISKNMFGFHYVELIHKSITKILPSFPDLIRYSNTIYPHLNINYPKNKGLVLTEHYFRKLQSRMKGNADEFYSSIGIDGVHRDGCIIKVDIQLRVLSMSHILLWITHSRDVFFSNYNTNPSQLKILDEKAIATVSSGMSSTTSSKNPSEKYKLEELKKLKSELQTLTLQIGSQDNKSNTRPKSEYPLSDDMSTAVTEETDANTTTSSVDLKIRDPLMSPDPNTKWELAKRYAQDKAEFVSDDNFKVDENLILHMNSSLKSDINFPVDHSSYSGSKLSLDMLCHVPETEIGALKHVKKFSDFTVLQNMGKGAYGKVDLCLHKKEKYVVVIKLIFKERILVDTWVRDRKLGTIPSEIQIMATLQKKPHENIMKLLDFFEDDQYYYIESPMHGETGSIDLFDLIELKTNMTEYEAKLLFKQITSGVKHLHDNGIVHRDIKDENVIVDNKGCVKLIDFGSAAYVKRGPFDVFVGTIDYAAPEVLEGDPYEGKPQDIWAIGVLLYTIIYKENPFYNVDEILDGDLRINPSVIVSEECVALITMVLDRSLSKRPTVDDICSHKWLGI
- the GAL11 gene encoding Gal11p (similar to Ashbya gossypii ACR285C); the encoded protein is MDLDWRSTLSNQERSKYITELAQILADISQVNGSNRANFDLEKLKKTAEQFETSLYASSSSKEFYLDAMRKRIAAMDAAKKKTLANQKQKAVHAAAAFNAGLPGNMNPTMNPQVFLNQQAQARQHAARPMRAGGMEGSAASAAAAAAGANQAQMLLLRQQQQPQQQPQQQLQQPQQQGIPSNLAAAAQAKRAQLSIQRQQLINEMKVAEIPRELLQRMPNMPPGVTTWQQVTELAQQKRLTQNDLQIAKQVYQMHQQLLIKSKMQQANVNQMNAQQQQPQPAQVPHHQQQQQQHPSNFQQKAMLAQQTAAAAAAAAQQQQQQQQQRPMASQQPQEVPNVLNKLNQLFSPAEQKALYENGKKLVQDLQLAGKLPASLNQQQQILYIKKYINQMVLKKLQQNMRLTQHMGVAGSNGQQQPLPNQVTGRMTPAMSQLSQFQHQQLPQAQPPPPQQQHQQQQQQQQHQKPPQQQQPLPQAQPQQQQQPQPSQHPQHQQQLLQQPQSHKLQSVQQHQQQQAVNPMAQRQYVNPGLNKPVMGGVVPQQVVHQQQAQQQAQQQAQQHQAQQQAQQQAQQQTQQQTIRQSPPQPQQVPKISLPRPTEQDMMVLKRINTEVAKSPLRLSNITNQLTMEQKQAIKNKLQGNQQLLSNVDNFIPTLYLITRNEENVRQLLQIRMLAKEIMDHASKGVFIVPPDVVDKVIFRYQKYYEFIKEQLLRRHQQMLSSRQQPPQQQQQQTQQPGQVKATPAPVGLQQTPPVATNTDIAMQQQRVQGSFQQMQQQIRQQQVKNQQQAQQQAQQQQAQQQAQQQAQQQAQQQAQQQAQQQQAQQQAQQQQAQQQAQQQAQQQQAQQQAQQQAQQQAQQQAQQQQAQQQAQQQQLHVQQQAQQQAHAQLQQSMQLASAPNRLTPQTAIGAAHIPVSAPVNVPSSKVTNDSMKSVGSATPVPGNLTSSAASPMLGRQSVGPGSVAQSQKPLPLKGTPTNTSPSENPYRQDELRLKDLALKKAEIVSRFKHRQEVFSKSSVDLFLSTLADCIGVKDEAVELVSKISPNMINHINGTGKKKITKAQQRIRDQDAVDCYIKDNKLVMQSKFSQGARLYAIHDKELGYCFKDIYGPTDTVDLILDNTECTEETTNKKRSHDSLEISPAESDSSLLNDSKKIKIDSPDDLFMNSNVTLDNKEVAPIGLGLGVDLNDTGTNIWNWNYWESL
- the RRT8 gene encoding Rrt8p (similar to Ashbya gossypii ACR283W), translated to MIIGLVNPQIWIQAVALLIIYVFTFVGILAFLVVLWTPVFLPISVIFGPAGPLGYVLTLYTNTQFFTTMIVNSNLATPWLDHTLSTMLKLPLLPPSAAATQLSEPKQPDAHEILSVMRIVCGGMAMIVVVAIPIVGPIMLMLAMNVKIAYDNFERYLILHGVGQVQRRDLFYQHIIQFIYYGGSYTILSFVPLFSVWAFVCYPIGIKAWGRSNAIYGQKMRKN
- the GSH2 gene encoding glutathione synthase (similar to Ashbya gossypii ACR284C) — protein: MSSKIVKFPELSDEEIEQDLLPNLLQWSLANGLIMYPPNYSIEQSTPVTMTLFPTPFPRGCFLDAVDVQLAYNTLYAVISQDKDGWLSRESEILSHTDPDFTGQLWNLFCRAKAYGIPQKIGLGIFRSDYFVDKNSVQLKQVEFNTVSVSFGGLSGKICELHRYLNGSGRYSNDGGEFYDLEQPLSTSAESLAEGIAIAVDKYNEISRTHQTIVAFIVQNDERNVFDQRILEYNLFKHHNIKSCRLTLHEIHEKTKTDATSRRLYLNATNQEISVVYFRAGYSPADFSCDQDWENRLSLETSLAIKAPNLLTQLSGTKKIQQLLTSSSVLTRFVSEEVASKLSPTFVKMYPLDDTEMGKIGRALALNEPENYVLKPQREGGGNNIYKKDIPTFLTSISEQEWSGYVLMELINPLETTGNVIIRGQEIHRSPILSELGVFGTILFDDEQIYSNKYAGWLLRSKFSYSNEGGVAAGFGCVDSVVLY
- the LDS1 gene encoding Lds1p (similar to Ashbya gossypii ACR282C) — protein: MTSLDHIPELDPIPEPLLQPIAAPKTKQKRSNPTYRQVKRTISTQFLPITVCTTIQGNPHPHKPPPCILTTPCPCSACSAHRRPTEPPKQTFFEIVSQPKYYFTFFCNISVHLFAQTASAVIFVTFWVTTVGFALPPILPFIIPHAFMQAALIGAICCRNYLLEFMESYIAYLLISSRGDFIFSAKAAYEWSFWFHELPSFLWNYFYFWTFYIALLLLTFVPYLGPLLVIFINAQSTGRIYYSRARNEQLTRSQTKGKHIELFMFGWTVAAMEWIPIVGGISYTTSLAAARKMVRHDIAYSEKKAKKNKKINDAAAATPLPLPLPL